A genomic segment from Acidobacteriota bacterium encodes:
- a CDS encoding PIN domain-containing protein: MLAKEAARFKAAKKISYADCFAAALTKLHKGELITGDREFKALEDDIKISWII; encoded by the coding sequence ATGCTTGCCAAAGAAGCGGCTCGATTTAAAGCAGCAAAGAAAATTTCCTACGCCGATTGTTTTGCCGCTGCTTTGACAAAGCTACATAAAGGAGAACTTATAACAGGTGATAGGGAATTTAAAGCATTAGAAGATGATATAAAAATTTCCTGGATAATTTAG
- a CDS encoding DUF1016 N-terminal domain-containing protein, with product MLNEATTKVVREINKAQVLTYWEIGREIVEFEQKGKIRAEYGKGILIRLSEDLTQKFGRGFSQDNIELIRKFYLVYPERFRISETPSRKSEKPKTMSRELAIRPTLSDESQKQQTLSVEFEPMLSWLYYCELLKVEEPLARSF from the coding sequence ATTTTAAATGAGGCAACAACTAAAGTAGTTAGAGAGATAAATAAGGCTCAAGTATTAACTTACTGGGAAATTGGAAGAGAAATAGTGGAGTTTGAACAAAAAGGGAAAATACGAGCAGAGTATGGAAAAGGAATTCTTATAAGACTATCCGAAGATTTAACACAAAAATTTGGCCGTGGCTTTTCTCAGGATAATATAGAACTGATACGTAAGTTTTATTTGGTTTATCCAGAGAGATTTAGAATTTCCGAGACGCCATCTCGGAAATCTGAAAAACCCAAGACAATGTCTCGGGAATTAGCAATTCGTCCGACACTGTCTGACGAATCTCAAAAACAACAGACACTGTCTGTCGAATTTGAACCGATGTTATCGTGGTTGTATTACTGCGAATTATTGAAAGTAGAAGAACCACTTGCCCGCTCTTTTTGA